From Scatophagus argus isolate fScaArg1 chromosome 10, fScaArg1.pri, whole genome shotgun sequence, a single genomic window includes:
- the cdhr1a gene encoding cadherin-related family member 1 produces the protein MSLSSAQADFAPYFYDNGPYSHNGNLALFSLSEDTAVGTQIYCLNGTDPEGQEVRYGLSFDPGSKEYFRVDPISGNITLVEQLDREKQDSIDVLVSITDGQSKVVERVTIFVMDTNDEKPEFQNLPAIIDVLETTQSGSSIYKVEAVDRDTGSGGSVTYYLQTLQSTLFTIDRHSGVLRIKSGETLDYETAKTHFVTVIAKDGGGNLNGKEQFMSSSATLTINVIDAQDMPPSFIGTPYFGYVYEISVPGSEIFTVVAKDGDVGKPNPVHYSFDDGDDGVFHINKTSGCITLLTFPMFLKREIFNIKVKASEVSPEGRLMDYGVTTVVIRVVDLNNNPPTFYGEKGPQNIFELTMYEHPPEGEILRGLKITVNDSDQGANAKFNLRLIGPGRMLRVVPQTVLNEAQVTILVEDSAAMDYEKHHFLTYKLLAVEIDTPERFSATADIVIHLLDTNDNAPKFSSDYYIARIPENSPGGSNVVSVTATDPDSGPWGEVKYSIYGSGADLFLIQPASGIIYTQPWASLDAEVRSKYNFYVKAEDTEGKYSLAEVFVTVLDLNDHPPAFNDNFLETTMVIGAPVKIEAVDDDAEVPNNVIEYAIMKAEPDNNIFDIDADTGEIMLKSYIKSMAIIQNITKQRDCTWSLVVQARDRGQPSFSTTAVVKIDITEATQLNGGPLGSFFMQSRNKPMQILGMLAGVISLMVIVTIIISTATFMRNKKSNRILPNRRVRRRPRKQQTWNFKNPFKKPETQGEKFRVEEEQQEPEVIVENVNYNNNVSNVVRQWPPPPAPSLPPPPPPYIPGERQWVVPTVSATVPIKPKKKPVITRQDTVNKALVSELKMRLEQKRLKHY, from the exons ATGTCTCTGTCCTCAGCACAAGCAGACTTTGCGCCCTATTTCTATGACAATGGACCTTACAGCCACAATGGGAACCTGGCACTGTTCAGCCTCTCAGAGGACACGGCTGTCG GTACACAGATCTATTGTCTCAACGGCACAGACCCTGAAGGCCAGGAGGTGAGGTATGGCCTTTCCTTTGATCCAGGGTCCAAAGAGTACTTCAGGGTCGACCCCATATCAGGAAACATCACATTGGTGGAACAGCTGGACAGAGAG AAACAAGATTCTATTGATGTTCTTGTAAGCATCACAGATGGGCAAAGCAAG GTTGTGGAAAGAGTCACAATATTTGTGATGGatacaaatgatgaaaaaccTGAATTTCAAAATCTGCCGGCAATCATTGATGTACTGGAA ACAACTCAGTCGGGCAGCAGCATCTACAAAGTCGAGGCAGTGGACCGGGACACGGGCTCAGGTGGCTCAGTCACCTACTACCTCCAG ACTCTTCAGTCCACTTTGTTTACCATCGATAGACACAGTGGTGTCCTTCGTATAAAATCTGGGGAAACATTGGACTACGAGACAGCAAAGACACACTTTGTCACTGTCATTGCCAAG GATGGTGGGGGTAATTTAAATGGCAAGGAGCAGTTCATGTCCTCGTCTGCTACCTTGACGATCAACGTTATCGATGCACAGGACATGCCGCCATCTTTTATTGGGACACCATACTTTGGCTACGTTTATGAAATCTCAGTACCG GGATCTGAAATATTCACTGTTGTAGCCAAAGATGGTGACGTGGGTAAACCAAATCCAGTCCATTATTCCTTCGATGATG GTGATGATGGTGTTTTTCACATCAATAAAACAAGTGGCTGTATCACCCTGCTGACTTTCCCCATGTTTTTGAAGAGAGAAATCTTTAACATTAAAGTCAAG GCGTCAGAAGTAAGTCCTGAAGGCAGACTCATGGACTACGGGGTGACCACGGTGGTGATCCGTGTGGTGGACCTGAACAATAACCCACCTACTTTCTATGGAGAGAAGGGCCCACAAAACATATTTGAGTTGACCATGTATGAGCACCCACCGGAGGGAGAGATACTGCGGGGGCTGAAAATCACAGTCAATGACTCTGATCAG GGTGCAAATGCTAAATTCAATCTGAGACTGATCGGACCAGGGAGGATGCTGCGAGTCGTCCCTCAGACTGTTCTCAATGAGGCCCAAGTCACAATCTTAGTCGAAGACTCTGCGGCCATGGACTATGAGAAACATCACTTTCTCACTTACAAG CTGCTTGCAGTTGAGATTGATACGCCTGAGAGATTCAGCGCCACCGCAGACATTGTCATTCATCTCCTGGACACCAATGACAATGCTCCGAAATTCTCCTCAGATTACTACATCGCCAGAATTCCAGAAAACTCACCCGGTGGCTCCAATGTGGTGTCAGTCACG gcaACAGACCCAGACTCAGGACCTTGGGGTGAAGTAAAGTACTCTATTTATGGATCAGGGGCTGACTT GTTCCTTATTCAGCCTGCATCTGGGATTATCTACACCCAGCCGTGGGCGAGTCTGGATGCAGAGGTGAGGTCTAAATACAACTTCTATGTGAAGGCGGAGGACACAGAGGGGAAGTACAGCCTGGCTGAGGTGTTTGTGACTGTGCTGGACCTGAATGACCACCCGCCTGCATTCAATGATAACTTTCTTGAGACGACAATGGTGATTGGGGCACCAGTGAAAATAGAg GCTGTAGACGATGATGCAGAAGTACCCAACAATGTCATCGAGTATGCGATCATGAAAGCTGAACCAGACAACAACATCTTTGACATTGACGCTGACACGGGGGAGATCATGTTGAAGTCCTACATTAAGTCAATGGCCATCATTCAGAACATAACCAAGCAAAGAGACTGCACCTGGTCCCTGGTGGTGCAGGCCCGCGACCGAGGTCAGCCATCCTTCAGCACCACTGCAGTCGTCAAGATTGACATCACTGAAGCT ACCCAACTCAATGGGGGGCCTTTGGGATCATTTTTCATGCAGAGTAGAAACAAGCCTATGCAGATCCTAGGCATGCTTGCTGGTGTCATTAGTCTCATGGTCATAGTCACGATCATCATCTCCACTGCAACATTCATGCGCAACAAAAAGTCCAACCGGATCCTGCCTAACCGCCGTGTAAGGAGGAGACCAAGGAAACAGCAGACCTGGAACTTCAAAAACCCTTTCAAGAAGCCAGAAACTCAAGGAGAGAAATTCAGAGTAGAAGAGGAACAGCAGGAGCCGGAGGTCATCGTTGAGAATGTCAACTACAACAACAATGTCAGCAATGTTGTGAGACAATGGCCCCCACCTCCTGCCCCATCTCTgccccctccaccaccccctTACATCCCAGGGGAGAGGCAGTGGGTGGTTCCCACCGTTTCAGCAACAGTGCCCATCAAACCTAAAAAGAAGCCAGTGATAACCAGACAGGACACTGTGAACAAAGCTTTGGTTTCAGAGCTCAAGATGAGACTCGAACAGAAGAGGTTGAAACATTACTAG
- the lrit2 gene encoding leucine-rich repeat, immunoglobulin-like domain and transmembrane domain-containing protein 2 yields MLQLRLLLHVTSLTLIHIRVPSPSHALSDAHAMGFPPTCPSSLDHAANSTATESQLLSEDFCTLHYNGNISLEKKIYTQAWPDTLANGEKLELERIIVSFNIQAYETYSQCLLGCSCVEDRHGRSLVCMEDSAFGAIPKNLPDDMTKIRIEKSHFTEIPRGAFSQTPALENLWLNFNDITVINSRGLEGLGNLTELRLQGNKLRSVPWTAFEDTPALKILDLKHNQLDVLPEHALKFLPGLTYLDLSFNRLTVISKEVFQNWPLYQKLQNMEEREATAFGPNVVLALHDNAWLCDCRLKGFVEFIRSLSPPIILMNSYLTCSGPDFKAGKFFHEIELQACMKPVVTTPSPNISLPLGANLTLRCLAKARPDPAVWWTYGLKIIRGFHESQERVDEDTIRSLLVIPTLHAADRGVYTCTAINFIGNSSVNILLDVYSPGGSQSSLLPGMPAPPAAGDENVYIDIRIAKQTVRGISIEWFAALDHPAETWFTIHFGRADADKKEMIYIGPGIHSYSVSDLMPATKYEICVTLKNQSPRPGQCIVFVTGSDITEMEQREKLIHIVVIVLAMVLAVPIGMYACTTDTKLACLEGIMNSWKNRRRENSSSTMERERQGTFDSLQAASDEGLVNKDSSEDRKVRRRSDDRLHKGRADHSRLTAELY; encoded by the exons ATGCTCCAGCTCCGGCTCCTGCTCCACGTCACCTCCCTCACACTTATCCATATCCGCGTCCCA TCCCCCTCCCACGCGCTCTCGGACGCCCACGCCATGGGATTCCCCCCCACCTGTCCCTCCTCGCTGGATCATGCCGCCAACTCCACCGCCACAGAGAGCCAACTTCTATCAGAGGACTTTTGCACGCTGCACTATAATGGAAATATCAGTTTAGAGA AGAAGATATACACACAGGCATGGCCCGACACGCTGGCGAATGGAGAaaagctggagctggagagaa TTATAGTTTCGTTCAACATTCAGGCGTACGAAACTTATTCTCAATGTTTGCTCGGGTGCAGCTGTGTAGAAGACCGTCATGGGAG ATCGCTCGTATGCATGGAGGACAGCGCGTTTGGCGCCATACCAAAGAACCTACCAGATGATATGACCAAAATACGCATAGAAAAATCTCACTTCACTGAAATACCGAGAGGAGCTTTCTCACAAACGCCCGCCTTGGAGAACTTGTGGCTGAACTTTAATGATATCACAGTGATAAACTCAAGGGGCCTGGAGGGTTTAGGGAACTTAACTGAGCTCCGTCTGCAGGGGAACAAACTGCGTTCAGTACCATGGACAGCGTTCGAGGACACGCCGGCCCTCAAGATCCTGGATCTGAAGCACAACCAGCTCGACGTCCTGCCGGAGCATGCGTTAAAATTTTTGCCAGGTCTGACTTACTTAGACTTATCCTTCAATCGGCTTACAGTCATATCGAAGGAGGTCTTCCAAAACTGGCCACTTTACCAGAAACTGCAGAACATGGAGGAGCGGGAGGCGACCGCTTTCGGGCCCAACGTTGTCCTGGCGCTCCACGACAACGCCTGGCTCTGCGACTGCCGCCTGAAGGGCTTCGTGGAATTCATCAGGTCCCTAAGCCCCCCGATTATACTGATGAACTCCTACTTGACCTGCTCAGGGCCGGACTTTAAAGCGGGCAAGTTCTTCCACGAGATAGAGCTGCAGGCGTGCATGAAGCCCGTCGTCACTACCCCGTCCCCCAACATCAGCCTGCCCCTGGGCGCCAACCTCACTCTGCGCTGCCTCGCCAAGGCCAGGCCAGACCCCGCGGTGTGGTGGACATATGGTCTGAAGATAATCAGAGGATTTCATG AGTCTCAGGAAAGAGTGGATGAAGACACCATCAGATCACTCCTGGTGATCCCCACCCTCCATGCCGCTGACCGTGGTGTCTACACCTGCACTGCCATCAACTTCATCGGAAACTCCTCTGTCAACATCCTCCTGGACGTCTACTCTCCTGGTGGCTCCCAGTCATCGCTGCTCCCTGGCATGCcggctccacctgctgctggtgATGAAAACGTCTACATTGACATCCGCATCGCCAAACAGACAGTGCGTGGCATCTCCATTGAGTGGTTCGCTGCCCTGGACCACCCAGCTGAAACCTGGTTCACCATCCACTTTGGCCGCGCAGATGCTGATAAGAAAGAAATGATCTACATCGGCCCTGGGATTCACTCTTACTCCGTCTCTGATCTGATGCCTGCTACCAAATATGAAATCTGTGTAACCCTTAAGAACCAGTCACCGCGTCCCGGCCAGTGCATTGTGTttgtaacaggaagtgacattACTGAGatggaacagagagagaagctgatTCATATAGTGGTGATAGTTTTAGCCATGGTGCTGGCTGTGCCTATCGGGATGTATGCTTGCACCACTGACACTAAGCTCGCCTGCCTGGAGGGTATCATGAACTCCTGGAAGAACCGGCGGAGGGAAAACAGCTCGTCGACGATGGAGCGAGAGAGGCAAGGAACCTTCGACAGCCTGCAGGCCGCCAGCGACGAGGGCCTGGTCAACAAAGATTCCAGTGAGGAcaggaaggtgaggaggaggtcagATGACCGACTGCATAAGGGCAGGGCTGACCACAGCAGACTCACGGCTGAACTATATTAA